Within Streptomyces sp. NBC_00704, the genomic segment TCCTACGGGGCGGGCACCCAGTCCTCCGGAGTGGTGCGGATCCTCAAGGACCTCGACACCGACATCAAGGGCAAGCACGTCCTGATCGTCGAGGACATCATCGACTCCGGCCTGACCCTGTCCTGGCTGCTGTCGAACCTCGGCTCGCGCGAGCCCGCCTCCCTGAAGGTGTGCACGCTGCTGCGCAAGCCCGAGGCCGCCAAGGTCGCCATCGACGTCGAGTGGGTCGGGTTCGACATCCCCAACGAGTTCGTCGTCGGCTACGGCCTGGACTACGCCGAGAAGTACCGCAACCTCCCGTTCGTGGGGACGCTCGCGCCCCACGTCTACGGCGGCTGAGACCCGAAGGGCGCAAGCCCGCAGGGAAGATCGGGAACCCCGGCGGGCCTCGCACCGTTGGAGCATGCAGACGGGTGTGCCAGCCGTTCCGTGCGGCTTTGCGCGACGAAGCTGGGGTACCGTCAGAAGAACTGTCTTATCAAACTCACTATGGCAGGAGGGACGGGGCGACACCGCTCCGTATGGATGGACGTGAAGCGATACTTCCGTGGGCCGGTCATGTGGATCGTGCTGGCCGTCCTTGCCGTGGTCGTGTTGATGCAGGTCGTCGGCTCGTCCGGCGGCTACAAGACGGTGGACACCGGCCAGGTCATTGCAGCGATCAACGACAACAAGGTCGAGTCGGCCAAGCTCACCACCGGTGACGAGCAGACCGTCAAGGCCACGCTCAAAGACGGCGTGAAGATCAAGGGCAGCTCGAAGATCCAGGCGAGCTACATCGGCGATCAGGGCGTGACGATCGCCAACACGCTGCAGACCAAGTACCAGGACAAGCAGATTCCGGACGGCTACACGGTCTCGCCGACGAAGCAGAACGCCTTCGTCTCGATCCTGCTGTCCCTGCTCCCCTTCGTCCTCATCGTGGTCGTCTTCCTGTTCCTGATGAACCAGATGCAGGGCGGCGGCTCCCGGGTCATGAACTTCGGGAAGTCCAAGGCCAAGCTCATCACCAAGGACACCCCGAAGACGACGTTCGCCGACGTCGCCGGGTCGGACGAAGCCGTCGAGGAACTCCACGAGATCAAGGAGTTCCTCCAGGAACCGGCGAAGTTCCAGGCCGTCGGCGCCAAGATCCCCAAGGGCGTGCTCCTGTACGGGCCGCCCGGCACCGGCAAGACCCTGCTCGCACGCGCCGTCGCCGGCGAGGCGGGCGTCCCCTTCTACTCGATCTCCGGCTCCGACTTCGTCGAGA encodes:
- the hpt gene encoding hypoxanthine phosphoribosyltransferase, with product MRVDAKDMGTDLKEVLITKEEIDAKLAALAAEIDAEYAGKDLLIVGVLKGAVMVMADLARALSTPVTMDWMAVSSYGAGTQSSGVVRILKDLDTDIKGKHVLIVEDIIDSGLTLSWLLSNLGSREPASLKVCTLLRKPEAAKVAIDVEWVGFDIPNEFVVGYGLDYAEKYRNLPFVGTLAPHVYGG